The Amycolatopsis solani genome segment CAGCAGCACCGGGACGAAGTTCTGCACGTACCCGAACCCGGCGAGGTTCCACTGGAACACCGCCACCAGCACGCCGTAGGTGGCGGCCAGCGACAGCAGGTTCATCGCGATCGCCTTCAGCGGCAGGAAAACCGCGCGGAAGACGAGCATCAGCAGCAGGTACGTCACCACCGCGAGCACCAGCAGGACGAGCGGCAGGCGGTCTTCGATCGCCGCGTTGGCGTCGACGCCCTCCGCTGTCTCGCCGCCGGTGATCGCCGTGAGGCCGCCGGGAAGCTCGGCCGTGGCGGCGCGGACCGCGGTCAGCAGTGCCCGCGTGCTTTCGGCCGACGCGTGGTCGTCGGGCACCACCTCCAGCACGATCGAGCGCCGGTCGGCGGAGAGGTAGTGGCCGGCGGCCGGGCGCAGCGCCGGTTCGAGGAGGTCCGACGGCGGGTCCACCCGGCGCACGTGGTCGAGTCCGGCGAGCCGGTCGTGCAGCCGGCGGGCCTCGTCGCCGCCCGCGCTGCCCGGCAACGGTTCTTCGCCGCGGACCACGACGACGATCGGCGACGCCGTGCCGCGGCCGAACTCCTCGTCCACCGCGTCGTACCCGGCGCGCACCGAGGAGGACGGCGGCAGGATCCGGACGTCCGGGGTGAACGTGCGCAGGTCCGCCGCGGGCGCGGCGAGCAGCAGCAGCGCCGCGGCGGCCGGCAGCAGGAACGCGACCGGCCGTGCCATCACCCGGCGCGCCAGCCGGCCCCACCGGCTGCCGGTGCGGGGCTCGCACAGCCGTTTCGGCTGGGGCACCCGGTCGCCGAGCAGGTACAGCACGGCCGGCAGCACCAGCCCGGCGGCGAGCACCGCGGTGCCGACCACCACGACGACGCCGAGCGCGATCGACTTGATCGCGTCCAGCTCGATCACCAGCAGCCCGCACGTCGCGGCCGCGACGATCGTCCCGGCGAACAGCACCGTCCGGCCGCTGGTGCGCAGGGTCGCCGCCAGCGCCGCGAAGCGGTCACGGCGACGCGCGTACTCCGCCACGTACCGGGAGATCACGAACAGCGAATAGTCGACGCTGACGCCGAGGCCGATCATGCTGGCGGCGCTCTGCACGAACAGCGACAGCTCGTACCCCTCGGCGATCCGCGCGAGCAGGCCGAGCGCCCACACGATCGCGGTCACGCCGGTGAGCAGCGACAACGCGGTGAGCAGCACGCTGCGGTACAGCAGGTACAGGATCAGCAGGATCAGCGGCAGGGTGATCAGCTCGGCCCGGGCCAGTCCCTGCTCGCTGAGCCGGTTCACCTCGCCGAAGAACGTGCCGGCGCTGACCAGGGCGACCCGCAAGCCGTCCGGGGCGTACCGGCGGTCCAGCTCGTCCTGGACCGCCGGCAGCACCTGGCGTGCCTCGCCTTCCGGCAGGTCGAGCCCGACCATCGTGATCGCGGTCCGCCCGTCGCCGCCGACGAACCGCGCCCGGGCCGCGGACCCGGCGTCCAGCCAGCCGTAGCTGCTGGTGGCCCGCAGGCGCGGCTCGGCGACCGGCGCGCGCATCGCGTCGCCGACGCGGGCCGCGAACTCCGGCGTGCCCGCCTGGTGCCGCTCGTCGCGCACGACCAGCGTGACGGTGCTCGCCCCGCGGCCGGTGAACCCCTCCCGCAGCGCGGTGGCGACGCGTTCGGACGCCGACCCCTCGACGTACCACCCGCCGCCGCTGAGCCGGCCCGGCAGCTGCCCGGCGGCGATCCCGGCGACCGCCAGGGTGAGCAGCCACAGCACCACCACCGGCCACCGGAACCGCCGCAAGCCGCGCGCGAGCCGCGTCGACGCGCTCACGGCGCCGGTGCGGTCGCGTGCCGCTCGGCCAGCAGCCGCTCGAGGTCGCCGAGGGTGCGCAGGTCCTCGAGGTCGTCCTGGGTGAGCACGACGTCGTACTCCTCCTGCAGGTCCACGGCGACCTCGATGAACGCGAAGCTGTCCGGGAGCAGCTCCCGGATCGTGGTGTCGCGGGTGAGGCGCTCGGCCGGGGTCGCGGTGAGCTCGGCGACGCGGCGCGCCACCTGCTCGAAGGTGACGCTCACGGTGCCTGCTCCCCGAGGAACGCGATCCGGTCGCCGTACTCGGCGAGGGTCTTCGCGTAGATCTCCTGGTCGGCGGCGGTGAACCGGTCGAGGGTGGCCGCGATGTGCTCGGCGCCGTACCGGCTTTCCATGTCCCGCAACGCGTCCCGGACGTACTGGACGTGCCAGCGCTCGTCGAGCATGATCCGCTCGATCGTCTCGCGGACCCGTGGGTGCAGGCCGGGGACGCGCAGGTGCTGCCGGTACTGCCCGATCACCCGCTTCTCGAAGACCTGGGTGATCGCCATGACCTCCATCAGGTTCGCGGGCATCCCGATCGCGCGCAGGTACTGGTCCTGATAGGACTCCCGCAGTTTGACCGGGGTGGCGTCGAGGTCGTTGACGCACTCGGTCCAGTAGCGGGCGTGGTTGGCCTCGTCCGCGAAGTGGTGCGTCACCTCGGCCTGCAGCTTGCCGGTCTTGACGGTGCGGGCGACGCGCCCGAAGAACAGCGCGCCGTTGATCTCGGAGCTGCGGTAGTAGCTGAGCAGCCACAGGTCGTTTTCGGACAGGGTCATGCGATCTTCTCCATTCGGGAAACGCCGGACCGGCCCCACCGCGTGCGGACCAGCTCCGCGCAGGCCACGGCCGCCAGCTCGCGGACCCGGACCGGCGGCCGGGACGGCCACGCGGCGGCGAGACGCCGGTTGTCGAACCGCTTCGGGAGGAACAGCTGGGCCGCGAACGGCGCCACCGAGTCCAGCGCGGCCGCCAGCGGGCTGGCCGACAGTCCCCGGGCCGCGGTCACGAGGTCGCGGAAGCTGTCGCGGTCGCAGAACCGGGGCCGGAGCACCCGGCGGCGGCGGAAGCCGGGATCGGTCTCGAACACGTCGAAGACGTCCTGGATCAAGGTGCCCAGGCTGACCGTCTCGGCCGGCGACGGCGCCAGGTGGTAGATCCCCGCCGGTGTGTCGGGATCGGCGAGGCGCACGGCGCCGCGGGCGGTGAAGTCGGCGTCGGCGAGGTAGAGCCGGGTGTCCGGGTCGCCGGGTACCAGCGAGAGCAGCCCGTAGAAGTACAGCTTGAGCGTGTTGTGGAAGGCGTTGTGCCGGCTCACGGCCCCGGTCGCGTCGTCGGCGACCACGGTCGCCGGCCGGGCGACCGACAGCGGCAGCCCCGCATACCCGGTCAGCAGCCGCTCCGCCTCGTACTTGGACCACTCGTAGTGGTTCGCGAAGCCGGCGGCGCCGTCGTGCGCCCGCTCGGTCACCTCGCCGGTGCGCTCGCCCGCGCTGTACAGCGTGGAGAGCACCAGCAGCCGCCGCAGGCCGGGGCAGCGCGCGGCGAACTCGGCGACCTTGCGGGTGCCGGCGACGTTGACCGCTCGCGCCACCGGCAGCGGCACGGTGAACTCGGTCCGCGCGGCCACGTGCACGACTCGGGTGACGGGGCTCGGGTCCACGGCCCGGAACGGGGCCGGGTCGAGCAGGTCCACGGGCACCACCGTGATCCGGTCCTGGTGCGTGGCACCCAGTTCGCGCCGCAGCGAGGTTTCGAGGCCGGCCGGCTCGCCGCGGACGGTCAGGAGCAGCCGGTCGCCGGTTTCGGCCAGCAGCCGCGCCACGATCCGGCGGCCCAGGTAGCCCGCGGCGCCCGTGACCACCGTCAGCCCGGTCACGACGCCACCGCCACGGCTGTCACCCGGCGGGCCGCGGCCACCACGTCCGGCCAGCCGGCCGGGGCCGGGCCGTACCGGTCGGTGAGGGCGTACAGCCAGCGTTCCAAGCCGAACGCCACGCACCCGGTGGTCGCCGGGCGGCCGTGGCGGGTGATCTCGTAGGCGTCGCCGAAGGTGTCCTCGTGCAGGTTCACCGACGCGATCGCGAGGTCGCGGTAGGCGGCTTCGTGCTTGGTCGGCGACAGCCGCTGCGCCAGGTACTTCGGGCTGCGGGTGGGCCGGAAGAACGGGTCGGTGGCCGCGGCCCAGCCGACCGGCAGGGCCAGTTCGCGGAACAGCGCCGTCACCAGGTCCGTGGCGGCACGCAGGAACCCCGTCACCTCCCGGCGGTCGCCGAGGCAGACGATCTCCCGCATCCGGAACGCCCACTGCCGGCGCAGCGGCTCGTAGTGGGTTTCCCGGCGGAAGCACGTGTTGCGGGTCGTGACGTACCGCGGGCCGCTCAGCGCCTCGCCCCGGTGGTGGACGTAGACGTGGTAGCAGGCCGCGGGGGTGAGCACCTCGCGCACGGGGGCGAGCCGGGTCAGGCGGACGCCGGTCTCGTCCAGCGGGCGGGTGGTGAACTCGCCCAGGTTCTCCTCCGCCGGGTCCAGGCCGCAGGCGAAGGTGGCCAGGTGCGGGAACGACGTCAGGAAGTCGACCGCCTGCAACGCCTCGGCGTCGAGCATCGCCGGGTGGTCCTCCGGCTCGGCCGGCCACCGGCCGGCGAGGACGGTCCACGCCTCGTCGCACGCCTGCGCCAGCCGCAGCAGCGGTCCGGACAGGACGACCTGCCCGTCCGGGCGCCACGCCAGCCCGGCCGGCATCGGCCGCGCCACCGCCGGGGTCACCGCGCACCGCCCAGGAACCGGTCCGCGATCACCCGCAGGCTGTGGAAGTCGCCGGGCCGCAGCTGTTCCACGTCGATGGGTTCGCCGCGCAGCCGTTCCAGCAGCAGGATCAGCTCGGGGACGTGCAGCGACGTCAGGATGCGGCCTTCCAGCAGCGGCAGGTCGTCGGTGAGTTCCCCGGGCGGCAGGCCGGTCGCCTTGGCCACCACCCAGGTCCGGACTTCGTCGAGTTCAGAAGGCATCGGCGGGCTCCTCGGCCAGCAAACCGGTGGACAGCAGGAACTTCAGGCACTTCGCCGAGACGCGGCGCCGGTGCTGCCGCTGTGCGGTCGCGTGCCACGCCGCTTCGGCGACCTCCCACGGGTCGGGGTGGCCGCAGTCGGCGTAGACGTCGGGGTTGTAGTACTCCCGCCAGGTGGTGACGAAGAACTGCCCGAGGTACGCGCGCAGTTCGGCCAGCCGCGCCGTGCTCCAGGACGGCGAGTACACCTGCCAGAGCGCTTCCACGATCGCGCGGTTGAACACGAGGTGCCGCGATTCGTCGGCGTGGTGCGCCTCGTTGATGAACAGCGCCAGCGGGTGCAGCCGGTCGTCGCGCGCCTGCAGGACGTTGTACCGGTCCGCGTGCTCTTCGAAGATCAGCACCTTCGCGAAGAACAGCAGATCGGAGACCTCGCGGTCGGCCGATTCGACGAAGGGCAGGTGCCGGCTGCGGTAGACCTTGTCGTAGCGGCGGCAGAACCCGCCGAAGTAGACGCTGTGCTTGTTCTCCTCGTCGAGGAAGTGGTGCAGGTAGTCGGCGATCTCCGCCAGGTCGGGGCGGTAGAGCCGGCGGGCCACCCCTTCCATCAGCGCCTTCTCGCCGTGGATGTTGAGGCTGAAGAAGTTCGCCGCCTCGTGGAAGGCGAGCCGGCGCGCCGCCGTTTCGTCCGAAGGCCACGCGCTCGTGCCGTACAGCGAGGACAGCTCGGGGGTGAAGAACCAGCCGGTCTCCGGGTCGAGTTCCGCCGGCCACTCCACCGTCCGGTACGGGTTCGTGTACTTCGCCCGCGACAGTTCGGTGAGCCGGTCGAGTTTCCCCGCCATCGACGCGATCGCTTCGCGCAGGGACGGCGGGTCGGTCTGGGTGGTCATGGACGTTCCTCCACGGCTTCGAGCACGACGGCCTGCCAGTTGAGGCCGTAACCGGCGACCACGAGCAGCACGAGGTCGCCCCGGCCGGCCCGGCCGGAGGCCGCCAGCGAGGCGAGGTTGACGATGTTGTCGGCCGAGATCGCGTGGCCGTTGTCCGGCAGCGACGGCTGCCAGACGCGGTCCGCGGCGATGCCGACCAGGCGCGGCAGGATCTGCCAGGCCGCGCGGTGGGTGTTCTGCGGCACCACCCAGGCGATGTCGCCTGCGGTCAGGCCCGCGCGGTCCAGCAGCTCGCCGATCAGCAGCGTGACGTACGAGAAGTAGGAACCGAGCGTCTCGTCGTCGCCGGCCTGGTGCAGGCCGCCGTTGGTGATGTGGTGCGAAGCCACCAGACGGAAGCCGGACGGCGCCGTGCCGACCAGGCACGCGGCCGCGCTGTCGGAAATCAGGTTGTACGAGTGCTCGTACCGCGAGCCGGCCGGGAAGCGGTCGGCGGTCACGCACAGCACCCGCCGCCACCCCGGCTCGGTCAGCAGCAGCGCCCGCGCCACCCGCAGCGCGCCGAGCATCGTCGTGCAGCCCTGCTGGGTCAGCCCGAGCACCACGGCGTCGCCGAGCCCGAAGTCGGCTTGGAGGCGGCTGGCCGGGAAGTCCATCAGGTACGTCACGTCGCCGGAGGCGCGCCACCGCTCCTCGTCGCCGACGTTCCCGTTGCCGGGCAGGCAAGTCGCGTAGACGATCGCGTCGATCCCGGCCCGCAGAACGGCTTCCGGGAGGGCCCGCACCGCCGCAGCCGCCAGGTCGTACGCCGTGGTCCCGGGTGCGCACCGGTGGTGCCACTCGAAACCGGCCGAAGCGAGGTCCGCCGACGACGAGCGCAGCAGCTCCGCGTCCCCGGACTCGGTGACGTGCGCCT includes the following:
- a CDS encoding SDR family oxidoreductase — its product is MTGLTVVTGAAGYLGRRIVARLLAETGDRLLLTVRGEPAGLETSLRRELGATHQDRITVVPVDLLDPAPFRAVDPSPVTRVVHVAARTEFTVPLPVARAVNVAGTRKVAEFAARCPGLRRLLVLSTLYSAGERTGEVTERAHDGAAGFANHYEWSKYEAERLLTGYAGLPLSVARPATVVADDATGAVSRHNAFHNTLKLYFYGLLSLVPGDPDTRLYLADADFTARGAVRLADPDTPAGIYHLAPSPAETVSLGTLIQDVFDVFETDPGFRRRRVLRPRFCDRDSFRDLVTAARGLSASPLAAALDSVAPFAAQLFLPKRFDNRRLAAAWPSRPPVRVRELAAVACAELVRTRWGRSGVSRMEKIA
- a CDS encoding diiron oxygenase, producing the protein MTTQTDPPSLREAIASMAGKLDRLTELSRAKYTNPYRTVEWPAELDPETGWFFTPELSSLYGTSAWPSDETAARRLAFHEAANFFSLNIHGEKALMEGVARRLYRPDLAEIADYLHHFLDEENKHSVYFGGFCRRYDKVYRSRHLPFVESADREVSDLLFFAKVLIFEEHADRYNVLQARDDRLHPLALFINEAHHADESRHLVFNRAIVEALWQVYSPSWSTARLAELRAYLGQFFVTTWREYYNPDVYADCGHPDPWEVAEAAWHATAQRQHRRRVSAKCLKFLLSTGLLAEEPADAF
- a CDS encoding MMPL family transporter translates to MSASTRLARGLRRFRWPVVVLWLLTLAVAGIAAGQLPGRLSGGGWYVEGSASERVATALREGFTGRGASTVTLVVRDERHQAGTPEFAARVGDAMRAPVAEPRLRATSSYGWLDAGSAARARFVGGDGRTAITMVGLDLPEGEARQVLPAVQDELDRRYAPDGLRVALVSAGTFFGEVNRLSEQGLARAELITLPLILLILYLLYRSVLLTALSLLTGVTAIVWALGLLARIAEGYELSLFVQSAASMIGLGVSVDYSLFVISRYVAEYARRRDRFAALAATLRTSGRTVLFAGTIVAAATCGLLVIELDAIKSIALGVVVVVGTAVLAAGLVLPAVLYLLGDRVPQPKRLCEPRTGSRWGRLARRVMARPVAFLLPAAAALLLLAAPAADLRTFTPDVRILPPSSSVRAGYDAVDEEFGRGTASPIVVVVRGEEPLPGSAGGDEARRLHDRLAGLDHVRRVDPPSDLLEPALRPAAGHYLSADRRSIVLEVVPDDHASAESTRALLTAVRAATAELPGGLTAITGGETAEGVDANAAIEDRLPLVLLVLAVVTYLLLMLVFRAVFLPLKAIAMNLLSLAATYGVLVAVFQWNLAGFGYVQNFVPVLLLAILFSLSTDYEVFLLDRVREEHLAGASDVDSVAAGLTRTAPLISGAAVLMVAVFGAFMLAGILPIRQLGFGLAIGIALDATLIRLVVAPAAMRLMGRWNWWPSSRRRTPAAPSPTLTGVTR
- a CDS encoding ferritin-like domain-containing protein; translated protein: MTLSENDLWLLSYYRSSEINGALFFGRVARTVKTGKLQAEVTHHFADEANHARYWTECVNDLDATPVKLRESYQDQYLRAIGMPANLMEVMAITQVFEKRVIGQYRQHLRVPGLHPRVRETIERIMLDERWHVQYVRDALRDMESRYGAEHIAATLDRFTAADQEIYAKTLAEYGDRIAFLGEQAP
- a CDS encoding 3-oxoacyl-[acyl-carrier-protein] synthase III C-terminal domain-containing protein encodes the protein MTDVYVDHLVHAMGELKAHVTESGDAELLRSSSADLASAGFEWHHRCAPGTTAYDLAAAAVRALPEAVLRAGIDAIVYATCLPGNGNVGDEERWRASGDVTYLMDFPASRLQADFGLGDAVVLGLTQQGCTTMLGALRVARALLLTEPGWRRVLCVTADRFPAGSRYEHSYNLISDSAAACLVGTAPSGFRLVASHHITNGGLHQAGDDETLGSYFSYVTLLIGELLDRAGLTAGDIAWVVPQNTHRAAWQILPRLVGIAADRVWQPSLPDNGHAISADNIVNLASLAASGRAGRGDLVLLVVAGYGLNWQAVVLEAVEERP
- a CDS encoding acyl carrier protein yields the protein MSVTFEQVARRVAELTATPAERLTRDTTIRELLPDSFAFIEVAVDLQEEYDVVLTQDDLEDLRTLGDLERLLAERHATAPAP